A region from the Poecilia reticulata strain Guanapo linkage group LG12, Guppy_female_1.0+MT, whole genome shotgun sequence genome encodes:
- the LOC103473704 gene encoding calsenilin-like isoform X2, translating to MQAEKKAVDGDVLPDANGKDPSPGGQTEGSKWQRPRLSRKSLMKCCLVKWIIASTTQQGPDTSDSDLELSMVRHQPEGLDQLQAQTQFTRKELQSLYRGFKNECPSGLVDEETFKTIYSQFFPQGDATTYAHFLFNAFDMDRNGSIRFEDFVLGLSVLLRGSVTEKLRWAFNLYDINKDGYITKEEMLAIMTSIYDMMGRYTLPSVRDDSPFEHVEKFFQKMDRNRDGVVTIDEFIETCQKDENIMASMQLFENVI from the exons ATGCAG GCAGAGAAGAAGGCTGTGGACGGCGATGTGCTCCCTGACGCCAACGGCAAAGATCCCAGCCCGGGGGGACAAACAGAGGGCTCAAAGTGGCAGAGACCCCGGCTTTCACGCAAATCGCTGATGAAGTGCTGCCTCGTCAAGTGGATAATCGCCAGCACCACGCAGCAAGGGCCAG ACACCAGCGACAGTGACCTTGAGCTCTCCATGGTGCGGCACCAGCCAGAGGGCCTCGACCAGCTCCAAGCCCAGACCCAGTTCACCAGGAAGGAGCTCCAGTCGCTCTACAGAGGCTTCAAAAAC GAATGTCCCAGCGGGTTAGTAGATGAAGAAACATTCAAAACCATCTACTCACAATTCTTCCCTCAAGGAG ACGCAACCACATATGCTCATTTTTTGTTCAACGCATTCGACATGGACAGAAATGGTTCCATCCGTTTTGAG GACTTTGTGTTAGGACTGTCTGTTTTGCTTCGAGGCTCTGTTACAGAGAAACTTCGCTGGGCTTTTAATCTTTATGATATCAACAAAGACGGCTACATTACAAAGGAG gaaaTGTTAGCGATAATGACCTCCATATATGACATGATGGGCAGATACACCTTACCCAGCGTACGAGATGATTCTCCGTTTGAGCATGTGGAGAAGTTCTTCCAG AAAATGGATCGAAACAGGGATGGAGTGGTGACAATAGATGAATTCATAGAAACCTGCCAAAAG GATGAAAACATAATGGCTTCCATGCAGCTCTTTGAGAACGTCATTTAG
- the LOC103473704 gene encoding calsenilin-like isoform X1: MQAEKKAVDGDVLPDANGKDPSPGGQTEGSKWQRPRLSRKSLMKCCLVKWIIASTTQQGPDDTSDSDLELSMVRHQPEGLDQLQAQTQFTRKELQSLYRGFKNECPSGLVDEETFKTIYSQFFPQGDATTYAHFLFNAFDMDRNGSIRFEDFVLGLSVLLRGSVTEKLRWAFNLYDINKDGYITKEEMLAIMTSIYDMMGRYTLPSVRDDSPFEHVEKFFQKMDRNRDGVVTIDEFIETCQKDENIMASMQLFENVI, encoded by the exons ATGCAG GCAGAGAAGAAGGCTGTGGACGGCGATGTGCTCCCTGACGCCAACGGCAAAGATCCCAGCCCGGGGGGACAAACAGAGGGCTCAAAGTGGCAGAGACCCCGGCTTTCACGCAAATCGCTGATGAAGTGCTGCCTCGTCAAGTGGATAATCGCCAGCACCACGCAGCAAGGGCCAG ACG ACACCAGCGACAGTGACCTTGAGCTCTCCATGGTGCGGCACCAGCCAGAGGGCCTCGACCAGCTCCAAGCCCAGACCCAGTTCACCAGGAAGGAGCTCCAGTCGCTCTACAGAGGCTTCAAAAAC GAATGTCCCAGCGGGTTAGTAGATGAAGAAACATTCAAAACCATCTACTCACAATTCTTCCCTCAAGGAG ACGCAACCACATATGCTCATTTTTTGTTCAACGCATTCGACATGGACAGAAATGGTTCCATCCGTTTTGAG GACTTTGTGTTAGGACTGTCTGTTTTGCTTCGAGGCTCTGTTACAGAGAAACTTCGCTGGGCTTTTAATCTTTATGATATCAACAAAGACGGCTACATTACAAAGGAG gaaaTGTTAGCGATAATGACCTCCATATATGACATGATGGGCAGATACACCTTACCCAGCGTACGAGATGATTCTCCGTTTGAGCATGTGGAGAAGTTCTTCCAG AAAATGGATCGAAACAGGGATGGAGTGGTGACAATAGATGAATTCATAGAAACCTGCCAAAAG GATGAAAACATAATGGCTTCCATGCAGCTCTTTGAGAACGTCATTTAG
- the LOC103473704 gene encoding calsenilin-like isoform X7: MDEGDDTSDSDLELSMVRHQPEGLDQLQAQTQFTRKELQSLYRGFKNECPSGLVDEETFKTIYSQFFPQGDATTYAHFLFNAFDMDRNGSIRFEDFVLGLSVLLRGSVTEKLRWAFNLYDINKDGYITKEEMLAIMTSIYDMMGRYTLPSVRDDSPFEHVEKFFQKMDRNRDGVVTIDEFIETCQKDENIMASMQLFENVI, encoded by the exons ATGGATGAAGGAGATG ACACCAGCGACAGTGACCTTGAGCTCTCCATGGTGCGGCACCAGCCAGAGGGCCTCGACCAGCTCCAAGCCCAGACCCAGTTCACCAGGAAGGAGCTCCAGTCGCTCTACAGAGGCTTCAAAAAC GAATGTCCCAGCGGGTTAGTAGATGAAGAAACATTCAAAACCATCTACTCACAATTCTTCCCTCAAGGAG ACGCAACCACATATGCTCATTTTTTGTTCAACGCATTCGACATGGACAGAAATGGTTCCATCCGTTTTGAG GACTTTGTGTTAGGACTGTCTGTTTTGCTTCGAGGCTCTGTTACAGAGAAACTTCGCTGGGCTTTTAATCTTTATGATATCAACAAAGACGGCTACATTACAAAGGAG gaaaTGTTAGCGATAATGACCTCCATATATGACATGATGGGCAGATACACCTTACCCAGCGTACGAGATGATTCTCCGTTTGAGCATGTGGAGAAGTTCTTCCAG AAAATGGATCGAAACAGGGATGGAGTGGTGACAATAGATGAATTCATAGAAACCTGCCAAAAG GATGAAAACATAATGGCTTCCATGCAGCTCTTTGAGAACGTCATTTAG
- the LOC103473704 gene encoding calsenilin-like isoform X6 — protein MDEGDDDTSDSDLELSMVRHQPEGLDQLQAQTQFTRKELQSLYRGFKNECPSGLVDEETFKTIYSQFFPQGDATTYAHFLFNAFDMDRNGSIRFEDFVLGLSVLLRGSVTEKLRWAFNLYDINKDGYITKEEMLAIMTSIYDMMGRYTLPSVRDDSPFEHVEKFFQKMDRNRDGVVTIDEFIETCQKDENIMASMQLFENVI, from the exons ATGGATGAAGGAGATG ACG ACACCAGCGACAGTGACCTTGAGCTCTCCATGGTGCGGCACCAGCCAGAGGGCCTCGACCAGCTCCAAGCCCAGACCCAGTTCACCAGGAAGGAGCTCCAGTCGCTCTACAGAGGCTTCAAAAAC GAATGTCCCAGCGGGTTAGTAGATGAAGAAACATTCAAAACCATCTACTCACAATTCTTCCCTCAAGGAG ACGCAACCACATATGCTCATTTTTTGTTCAACGCATTCGACATGGACAGAAATGGTTCCATCCGTTTTGAG GACTTTGTGTTAGGACTGTCTGTTTTGCTTCGAGGCTCTGTTACAGAGAAACTTCGCTGGGCTTTTAATCTTTATGATATCAACAAAGACGGCTACATTACAAAGGAG gaaaTGTTAGCGATAATGACCTCCATATATGACATGATGGGCAGATACACCTTACCCAGCGTACGAGATGATTCTCCGTTTGAGCATGTGGAGAAGTTCTTCCAG AAAATGGATCGAAACAGGGATGGAGTGGTGACAATAGATGAATTCATAGAAACCTGCCAAAAG GATGAAAACATAATGGCTTCCATGCAGCTCTTTGAGAACGTCATTTAG
- the LOC103473704 gene encoding calsenilin-like isoform X5, whose product MDEGDDDDTSDSDLELSMVRHQPEGLDQLQAQTQFTRKELQSLYRGFKNECPSGLVDEETFKTIYSQFFPQGDATTYAHFLFNAFDMDRNGSIRFEDFVLGLSVLLRGSVTEKLRWAFNLYDINKDGYITKEEMLAIMTSIYDMMGRYTLPSVRDDSPFEHVEKFFQKMDRNRDGVVTIDEFIETCQKDENIMASMQLFENVI is encoded by the exons ATGGATGAAGGAGATG ACG ATG ACACCAGCGACAGTGACCTTGAGCTCTCCATGGTGCGGCACCAGCCAGAGGGCCTCGACCAGCTCCAAGCCCAGACCCAGTTCACCAGGAAGGAGCTCCAGTCGCTCTACAGAGGCTTCAAAAAC GAATGTCCCAGCGGGTTAGTAGATGAAGAAACATTCAAAACCATCTACTCACAATTCTTCCCTCAAGGAG ACGCAACCACATATGCTCATTTTTTGTTCAACGCATTCGACATGGACAGAAATGGTTCCATCCGTTTTGAG GACTTTGTGTTAGGACTGTCTGTTTTGCTTCGAGGCTCTGTTACAGAGAAACTTCGCTGGGCTTTTAATCTTTATGATATCAACAAAGACGGCTACATTACAAAGGAG gaaaTGTTAGCGATAATGACCTCCATATATGACATGATGGGCAGATACACCTTACCCAGCGTACGAGATGATTCTCCGTTTGAGCATGTGGAGAAGTTCTTCCAG AAAATGGATCGAAACAGGGATGGAGTGGTGACAATAGATGAATTCATAGAAACCTGCCAAAAG GATGAAAACATAATGGCTTCCATGCAGCTCTTTGAGAACGTCATTTAG
- the LOC103473704 gene encoding calsenilin-like isoform X3, giving the protein MISSHVIDVMLSSQTVHCLMPLCLSSISSSLFSSLSTIVLNFLLCFLKDDTSDSDLELSMVRHQPEGLDQLQAQTQFTRKELQSLYRGFKNECPSGLVDEETFKTIYSQFFPQGDATTYAHFLFNAFDMDRNGSIRFEDFVLGLSVLLRGSVTEKLRWAFNLYDINKDGYITKEEMLAIMTSIYDMMGRYTLPSVRDDSPFEHVEKFFQKMDRNRDGVVTIDEFIETCQKDENIMASMQLFENVI; this is encoded by the exons ATGATTTCATCTCATGTTATTGATGTCATGCTCTCGTCTCAAACTGTTCATTGTCTGATGCCACTCTGCCTCTCATCCATTTCCTCATccctcttttcttctctctccacCATCGTTCTCAACTTCCTGTTATGTTTCCTAAAAGATG ACACCAGCGACAGTGACCTTGAGCTCTCCATGGTGCGGCACCAGCCAGAGGGCCTCGACCAGCTCCAAGCCCAGACCCAGTTCACCAGGAAGGAGCTCCAGTCGCTCTACAGAGGCTTCAAAAAC GAATGTCCCAGCGGGTTAGTAGATGAAGAAACATTCAAAACCATCTACTCACAATTCTTCCCTCAAGGAG ACGCAACCACATATGCTCATTTTTTGTTCAACGCATTCGACATGGACAGAAATGGTTCCATCCGTTTTGAG GACTTTGTGTTAGGACTGTCTGTTTTGCTTCGAGGCTCTGTTACAGAGAAACTTCGCTGGGCTTTTAATCTTTATGATATCAACAAAGACGGCTACATTACAAAGGAG gaaaTGTTAGCGATAATGACCTCCATATATGACATGATGGGCAGATACACCTTACCCAGCGTACGAGATGATTCTCCGTTTGAGCATGTGGAGAAGTTCTTCCAG AAAATGGATCGAAACAGGGATGGAGTGGTGACAATAGATGAATTCATAGAAACCTGCCAAAAG GATGAAAACATAATGGCTTCCATGCAGCTCTTTGAGAACGTCATTTAG
- the LOC103473704 gene encoding calsenilin-like isoform X4 → MGLEGMEVIAIAVVVGLFIVVLKQFGIWEPLSLEDDDTSDSDLELSMVRHQPEGLDQLQAQTQFTRKELQSLYRGFKNECPSGLVDEETFKTIYSQFFPQGDATTYAHFLFNAFDMDRNGSIRFEDFVLGLSVLLRGSVTEKLRWAFNLYDINKDGYITKEEMLAIMTSIYDMMGRYTLPSVRDDSPFEHVEKFFQKMDRNRDGVVTIDEFIETCQKDENIMASMQLFENVI, encoded by the exons ATGGGTTTAGAGGGAATGGAGGTAATTGCcattgctgttgttgttggactttttattgttgttctcAAACAGTTTGGGATTTGGGAGCCTTTGTCACTGGAAG ACG ATG ACACCAGCGACAGTGACCTTGAGCTCTCCATGGTGCGGCACCAGCCAGAGGGCCTCGACCAGCTCCAAGCCCAGACCCAGTTCACCAGGAAGGAGCTCCAGTCGCTCTACAGAGGCTTCAAAAAC GAATGTCCCAGCGGGTTAGTAGATGAAGAAACATTCAAAACCATCTACTCACAATTCTTCCCTCAAGGAG ACGCAACCACATATGCTCATTTTTTGTTCAACGCATTCGACATGGACAGAAATGGTTCCATCCGTTTTGAG GACTTTGTGTTAGGACTGTCTGTTTTGCTTCGAGGCTCTGTTACAGAGAAACTTCGCTGGGCTTTTAATCTTTATGATATCAACAAAGACGGCTACATTACAAAGGAG gaaaTGTTAGCGATAATGACCTCCATATATGACATGATGGGCAGATACACCTTACCCAGCGTACGAGATGATTCTCCGTTTGAGCATGTGGAGAAGTTCTTCCAG AAAATGGATCGAAACAGGGATGGAGTGGTGACAATAGATGAATTCATAGAAACCTGCCAAAAG GATGAAAACATAATGGCTTCCATGCAGCTCTTTGAGAACGTCATTTAG
- the trim69 gene encoding E3 ubiquitin-protein ligase TRIM69, producing MSNSQKEVKKVQSVYLKNLERLNKGTKSEKKSWNPKEGDFSVKAAMEKLRPSPIAGQVAKSSANRISRDLTCSICLDLFKQPVSLPCDHTFCQGCIKGYWTGPRGPGQGGTGSCPQCRKVYPGKSYRPNRIVANIVESYCHGLEESESAGCLADAGCAERAPAPVPRCSRHREELKLYCEEDQELVCLVCGVSQEHRNHTMMCVQEAEQKYRGFLNSSMDSLKVELNTALQCDREVEDEVKKLKDHTADLKQRIEAQFSDLHQFLYQEEKLLQVKLKTEERRELIRLDEHKALLCVEISRLQRAVHEIEDKLKEQDPFILLRSIKALPQRPSLKFEKPTFTPPSLCEGRFAGPLQYRVWKSMRGSLYPVPAAITFNSSTANPWLSLSSSLTCVRYQTFNHTVEDNPNRFNAALSLLASQGFTHGRHYWEIEVYSSTVWTVGVARESVPRKGVIKALPANGFWTLTLSYGVRYMAGTSPPTVLSLEEPLARIGVYLDYKRGLVSFYNAESMTHLYTFRETFTETLYPYFNLGFLDKVHENEPLKVFLPKI from the exons ATGAGCAACAGCCAGAAAGAAGTGAAGAAAGTCCAGTCAGTTTATCTGAAAAACTTGGAGAGACTTAACAAAGGGACAAAGTCTGAGAAAAAGAGTTGGAACCCCAAAGAAGgagatttttctgtgaaagcaGCAATGGAAAAGCTGCGACCTTCTCCCATAGCTGGCCAAGTTGCCAAAAGCTCAGCAAACAGAATCAGCAGAGATCTGACCTGCTCCATATGCTTGGATCTTTTCAAGCAGCCAGTTTCCCTGCCCTGCGATCACACTTTCTGCCAGGGCTGCATCAAGGGCTACTGGACGGGGCCGCGGGGTCCAGGCCAGGGGGGCACGGGCTCCTGCCCTCAGTGCAGGAAGGTGTACCCCGGGAAGAGCTACCGACCCAACCGCATCGTTGCCAACATTGTGGAGAGCTACTGTCACGGTCTGGAGGAGAGCGAGAGCGCGGGATGCCTGGCAGATGCGGGGTGTGCGGAGAGGGCTCCTGCTCCCGTCCCACGCTGCAGCAGGCACAGGGAGGAGCTGAAGCTGTACTGCGAGGAGGACCAGGAGCTGGTGTGTTTGGTGTGTGGCGTGTCCCAGGAGCACAGGAACCACACCATGATGTGTGTCCAGGAGGCTGAGCAGAAATACAGG GGATTTCTTAACAGCTCCATGGATTCCTTAAAAGTGGAGCTCAACACGGCGCTGCAGTGTGACAGGGAGGTTGAAGATGAAGTTAAAAAGCTCAAG GACCACACGGCCGATCTGAAGCAGCGCATCGAGGCCCAGTTCAGCGACCTGCACCAGTTCCTGTACCAGGAGGAAAAACTCCTCCAGGTGAAGCTGAAGACGGAGGAGCGCAGGGAGCTGATCCGCCTGGACGAGCACAAGGCCCTGCTGTGCGTGGAGATCTCCCGCCTGCAGAGGGCCGTCCACGAGATAGAGGACAAACTCAAAGAACAGGACCCGTTCATCTTGCTCCGG AGCATCAAAGCCCTTCCTCAGAG GCCTTCTCTCAAGTTTGAGAAGCCGACTTTTACACCACCAAGTCTGTGTGAGGGCCGCTTTGCGGGGCCTCTGCAGTACAGAGTTTGGAAGTCTATGAGGGGAAGCCTTTATCCAG TTCCAGCAGCCATTACGTTTAACTCCAGTACCGCCAACCCGTGGCTCAGCCTGAGCTCCTCCCTCACCTGCGTCCGCTACCAGACCTTCAACCACACCGTGGAGGACAACCCCAACAGGTTCAACGCCGCCCTGTCGCTGCTCGCAAGTCAGGGCTTCACTCACGGCCGACACTACTGGGAGATCGAGGTCTACAGCAGCACTGTGTGGACGGTGGGGGTCGCCAGGGAGTCGGTTCCCAGAAAAGGAGTCATCAAGGCCCTCCCAGCCAACGGCTTCTGGACTCTCACCCTCTCTTATGGTGTTAGATACATGGCCGGCACATCCCCGCCAACCGTCCTGTCCCTGGAGGAGCCACTGGCCCGGATTGGGGTTTACCTGGACTACAAGCGGGGCCTGGTGTCTTTTTACAACGCAGAGAGCATGACCCACCTCTACACCTTCAGGGAGACCTTCACAGAGACGCTGTACCCTTACTTCAACCTCGGCTTCCTGGATAAAGTGCACGAAAATGAGCCTCTCAAGGTTTTCTTACCAAAGATCTAA
- the LOC103473707 gene encoding bone morphogenetic protein 1-like isoform X8, giving the protein MRHWEKHTCVIFTERTSEESYIIFTYRPCGCCSYVGRRGGGPQAISIGKNCDKFGIVVHELGHVIGFWHEHTRPDRDEHVSIVRDNIQPGQDYNFLKMEPGEVDSLGEGYDFGSIMHYARNTFSRSIFLDTILPRYDVNGIRPSIGQRTRLSEGDVAQARKLYKCARCGESLQDSAGNLSSPGFPNGYSAYTHCVWRISVTPGEKIVLNFTSMDLFRSHLCWYDHVEVRDGFWRKAPLKGRFCGDTTPDPIISNNSRLWIEFRSSSSWVGKGFSASYEAICGGELARDSGQIQSPNYPDDYQSNKMCVWKITVAEGFQVGLTFQSFEIEKHDACTYDYVEVRDGGSDSSPLLGRFCGYDKPENLQSSSNQLWLKFVSDGSVNKAGFAASFLKEMDECSRADNGHCEQRCMNTLGSYRCGCDPGFELAADRRSCEAATCGGFITSLNGSLSTPGWPRDYPHNKNCVWQLVAPAQYRITLTFDGFETEGNDQVCKYDYVEVRSGLGVDSKIHGKFCGAEKPDVITSLQNNMRIEFKSDNTVSKRGFKAHFFSDIDECSKGNGGCQHECVNTFGSYRCQCRRGFMVHDNKHDCKEAGCDHFVNTVSGTISSPNWPNKYPSKKACTWSLSTTPGHRIKIIFNEVDMEAHLECAYDHLEIFDGRDVRAPTLGRFCGTKTPDPVTSSGNKMFLHFFTDNSVQKRGFEASYRAECGGSLKAEVKTKDLYSHAQFGDNNYPGGSDCLWVLTAEKGYGVEIIFQVFETEEEADCGYDYLELYDGADIKSPRLGRYCGSGVPEDVYSAGDAIVLKFHSDDSISKKGFHARYTSTKFQDTLHTSS; this is encoded by the exons ACAGGCCCTGTGG ATGCTGCTCCTACGTGGGGAGGAGAGGCGGCGGGCCTCAGGCCATCTCCATCGGGAAGAACTGCGATAAGTTCGGCATCGTGGTTCACGAACTCGGCCACGTGATCGGCTTCTGGCACGAACACACTCGTCCTGACCGTGACGAGCACGTAAGCATCGTCAGAGACAACATCCAGCCAG GTCAAGACTATAACTTCCTGAAGATGGAACCTGGAGAGGTGGACTCTCTGGGAGAGGGCTATGActttggcagcatcatgcattATGCAAGGAACACGTTTTCCAG AAGCATCTTCTTGGACACCATCTTGCCTCGTTACGATGTCAACGGTATTCGACCCTCCATTGGACAGAGGACAAGGCTTAGCGAAGGAGACGTCGCTCAAGCCCGCAAACTCTACAAATGTGCAA GATGTGGGGAAAGTCTGCAGGACAGTGCTGGAAACCTTTCTTCTCCTGGTTTTCCAAACGGATACTCAGCATACACTCACTGTGTGTGGAGAATTTCTGTCACGCCAGGAGAAAAG ATTGTCCTTAATTTCACTTCCATGGATCTCTTCAGGAGTCATCTCTGCTGGTACGACCATGTAGAAGTTCGAGACGGATTCTGGAGAAAAGCTCCCCTAAAAG GGCGTTTTTGTGGCGACACGACTCCAGATCCGATCATCTCCAACAACAGTCGTCTTTGGATCGAAtttagaagcagcagcagctgggtgGGCAAAGGCTTCTCTGCTTCTTATGAAG CCATCTGTGGCGGGGAGTTGGCGCGAGATAGCGGCCAGATCCAGTCCCCCAATTATCCTGATGACTACCAGTCCAACAAAATGTGCGTGTGGAAGATCACAGTGGCAGAAGGATTTCAAGTCGGCCtcacatttcagtcatttgag ATTGAGAAACACGACGCCTGCACCTACGACTACGTGGAAGTCAGGGATGGCGGTTCGGACAGCAGCCCACTCCTCGGCCGGTTCTGTGGCTACGACAAACCGGAGAACCTCCAGAGCAGCTCCAACCAGCTCTGGCTGAAGTTTGTCTCTGACGGCTCGGTCAACAAGGCTGGGTTTGCTGCCAGCTTTCTAAAAG agATGGATGAGTGCTCCAGAGCTGACAACGGGCACTGCGAGCAGCGCTGCATGAACACACTGGGCAGCTACAGATGCGGCTGCGACCCCGGATTTGAGCTGGCAGCAGACAGACGCAGCTGTGAGG CAGCTACCTGCGGCGGCTTCATCACCAGCCTGAATGGCTCCCTCAGCACCCCAGGCTGGCCCAGAGACTACCCCCACAACAAGAACTGCGTGTGGCAACTGGTGGCGCCGGCTCAGTACCGGATCACCCTGACGTTTGACGGCTTTGAGACGGAAGGAAACGAC CAGGTGTGTAAGTACGATTACGTTGAGGTGCGCAGTGGGCTGGGCGTCGACTCCAAGATCCACGGGAAGTTCTGCGGCGCAGAGAAACCCGACGTTATCACCTCGCTTCAGAACAACATGAGGATTGAGTTCAAGTCGGACAACACCGTGTCCAAGAGGGGCTTCAAGGCCCACTTCTTCTCTG ATATAGACGAGTGCTCCAAAGGTAACGGAGGATGCCAGCACGAATGTGTGAACACCTTTGGGAGCTACAGGTGTCAGTGCCGCCGTGGGTTCATGGTGCACGATAATAAGCATGACTGCAAGGAAG ctggCTGCGATCACTTCGTAAACACCGTGTCCGGCACAATCAGCAGCCCCAACTGGCCCAATAAGTATCCCAGTAAGAAGGCCTGCACCTGGTCTCTGTCCACCACACCGGGCCATCGGATCAAAATC ATTTTTAACGAGGTTGACATGGAGGCTCATCTCGAGTGTGCTTACGATCACCTGGAGATCTTCGACGGCAGAGATGTTCGCGCCCCGACGCTGGGCCGCTTCTGTGGCACCAAAACACCCGACCCGGTTACATCCAGCGGCAACAAGATGTTCCTGCATTTTTTCACCGACAACTCGGTGCAAAAGAGAGGATTTGAGGCTTCGTACAGAGCAG AATGCGGAGGAAGCCTTAAAGCCGAGGTCAAGACAAAAGACCTGTACTCTCATGCACAGTTTGGAGATAACAACTACCCCGGCGGCTCCGACTGTCTGTGGGTGCTCACCGCCGAGAAGGGCTACGGCGTGGAGATCATCTTCCAAGTGTTTGAGACTGAGGAGGAGGCGGACTGCGGCTACGATTATTTGGAGCTGTACGACGGCGCTGACATCAAGTCCCCCAGACTGGGCCGATACTGTGGATCAGGG GTCCCAGAGGACGTCTACTCAGCTGGAGACGCCATCGTTTTAAAGTTCCACTCAGATGACAGCATCAGTAAAAAAGGCTTCCACGCACGCTACACCAGCACGAAGTTCCAGGACACGCTACACACCAGCAGCTAG